A region from the Pseudonocardia petroleophila genome encodes:
- a CDS encoding SigB/SigF/SigG family RNA polymerase sigma factor produces MKRPSSPAVVTRKPSALVQRSSPPAILVVTEQVDETSPAGALSATATRPYPNEYQHLRPKLAEFAAMPAGDPRRRALRDELTSGYWPVVVHIARRYRDSGEPLADLQQIGAIGLLGALDRFDPERGIDFLGYAVPTITGEIKRHFRDRTWSMHVPRRLKDLQVPIRDAVATLSSTLRRAPRPSEIAAHLGTTVEEVVDALGARQAHHPDSLDAIVGHNGTDTVLADIVGMVDTALDAAAYRHELRKALDDLPERERTIVVLRFFGELSQTQISAQVGVTQMHVSRLLSRTLATLRERIGTT; encoded by the coding sequence ATGAAGCGGCCTTCTTCCCCCGCGGTCGTCACCCGCAAGCCGAGTGCGCTGGTGCAGCGTTCCTCTCCACCCGCGATCTTGGTGGTCACCGAGCAGGTCGACGAGACCTCGCCCGCGGGCGCACTCAGCGCAACGGCCACCCGGCCGTATCCGAACGAGTACCAGCATCTGAGGCCCAAGCTCGCCGAGTTCGCAGCGATGCCGGCAGGCGATCCGCGACGGCGGGCGCTGCGCGATGAACTGACCAGCGGGTACTGGCCGGTCGTGGTCCACATCGCGCGCCGGTACAGAGACAGCGGTGAGCCTCTGGCCGATCTCCAGCAGATCGGTGCGATCGGCCTGCTGGGGGCGTTGGACCGGTTCGATCCCGAACGCGGGATCGACTTCCTGGGCTACGCCGTGCCGACCATCACCGGCGAGATCAAGCGCCACTTCCGGGACCGCACGTGGAGCATGCATGTTCCTCGCCGCCTCAAGGATCTCCAGGTCCCGATCCGCGACGCCGTGGCCACCCTGTCATCGACACTCCGCCGCGCGCCCCGACCCAGCGAGATCGCAGCCCACCTCGGAACGACCGTCGAGGAAGTCGTCGATGCTCTCGGCGCCCGGCAGGCCCACCACCCCGACTCCCTCGACGCGATCGTCGGCCACAACGGCACCGACACGGTCCTCGCGGACATCGTCGGCATGGTCGACACCGCCCTGGACGCGGCCGCATACCGTCACGAACTCCGCAAGGCCCTCGACGACCTGCCCGAACGCGAGCGCACCATCGTGGTGCTCCGCTTCTTCGGAGAGCTGTCCCAGACCCAGATCAGTGCGCAGGTCGGCGTGACGCAGATGCACGTCTCCCGCCTGCTCAGCCGGACCCTCGCCACGCTTCGCGAACGCATCGGCACCACCTGA
- a CDS encoding GAF and ANTAR domain-containing protein, whose translation MTRALLAIARDGLDDHALAERICRACVDGLDVDGAAISLFTTSSARETLWATDATAALLEDLQFTLNEGACMEAATTGLPVFVADLGHSTEAARWPVFAGAVAEQAPVGALFALPLHWGAINLGVLDLYRTTPGELDETQRRDALAAADTATLMLLGQRTDPAPDRPGHDTGWVHHNGGGPRAEIHQATGMVLAQLDVSATNALARLRAHAYRHRRPLLDVARDVVDRTLVFTEDMN comes from the coding sequence GTGACCCGTGCCCTGTTGGCCATCGCCCGCGACGGCCTCGACGATCACGCACTGGCCGAACGGATCTGTCGAGCCTGCGTCGACGGGCTCGACGTTGACGGCGCAGCCATCTCGTTGTTCACCACGAGCAGCGCGCGAGAGACGTTGTGGGCCACCGACGCCACCGCGGCACTCCTGGAAGATCTGCAGTTCACCCTCAACGAGGGCGCCTGCATGGAGGCCGCGACCACCGGCCTCCCGGTCTTCGTGGCCGACCTCGGCCACAGCACCGAAGCGGCCCGATGGCCGGTGTTCGCCGGCGCGGTCGCCGAGCAGGCCCCGGTCGGCGCACTGTTCGCGCTCCCGCTGCACTGGGGCGCGATCAACCTCGGTGTGCTGGACCTATACCGCACGACTCCCGGCGAGCTCGACGAGACCCAGCGCCGCGACGCCCTCGCCGCCGCCGACACCGCGACCCTGATGCTGCTCGGACAGCGGACCGATCCCGCTCCGGACCGACCGGGACACGACACCGGGTGGGTCCACCACAACGGCGGCGGACCCCGCGCGGAGATCCACCAGGCCACCGGGATGGTCCTGGCCCAGCTCGACGTCAGCGCCACCAACGCCCTCGCCCGGCTCCGAGCCCACGCCTACCGGCACCGACGCCCGCTCCTCGACGTCGCCCGCGACGTCGTGGACCGCACGCTGGTCTTCACCGAGGATATGAACTAG
- a CDS encoding PP2C family protein-serine/threonine phosphatase: protein MEPDSITTAMWIETLTRVIDGGHLARGEDLSGLIDLAARPLGLRVELLMVDLAQQSLIPVRTESRPPVGIAGTMGGRAFQLGEILPCLDDGMRTLWVPVLDGTDRAGVMRVGIGDLRDDGDLRRRLWTLAGLAGHLLMTKLAYSDRLRRLRSNGPLSLASELLWHLLPPRTFATERVVVAALLEPHAQVAGDAYDYNIDGDMIDLAVFDSLGHDIRAALTSTLAITAVRNARRDGETDLEVIAARADEAILSQSGPRQFATAVLARFNTSDGALEYLLAGHPPPLLVRHNRVVKELVTTPRLPLGLQIPGVPLPVVGREQLEPGDRLLLYSDGIVEARDGDGAFFGEARLVELTERAEADDLSAPETLRRLGAAVLAHQGGELQDDATLVMLDWSDRGHLRLFPSSTSESEPPMDIRDSPTER from the coding sequence ATGGAACCGGACAGCATCACCACGGCGATGTGGATCGAGACGCTCACCCGGGTGATCGACGGCGGTCATCTGGCCCGGGGCGAAGACCTCTCCGGACTCATCGACCTCGCCGCCCGCCCCCTCGGGCTGAGGGTCGAGCTGTTGATGGTCGATCTGGCACAGCAGTCGCTCATCCCCGTCCGGACCGAGTCACGGCCCCCGGTGGGCATCGCCGGCACGATGGGCGGCCGGGCGTTCCAGCTCGGCGAGATCCTTCCCTGCCTCGACGACGGCATGCGGACGCTCTGGGTGCCCGTCCTCGACGGAACCGATCGAGCCGGGGTGATGCGGGTCGGGATCGGCGACCTGCGCGACGACGGGGACCTGCGGCGGCGGCTCTGGACCCTGGCCGGTCTGGCCGGTCACCTCCTCATGACCAAGCTCGCCTACAGCGACCGGCTCCGTCGCCTGCGCAGCAACGGCCCGCTGTCGCTGGCCTCAGAACTGCTCTGGCACCTGCTCCCACCCCGGACCTTCGCCACCGAACGCGTCGTGGTGGCCGCGCTGCTTGAGCCCCACGCGCAGGTCGCGGGCGACGCCTACGACTACAACATCGACGGCGACATGATCGACCTCGCCGTCTTCGACTCCCTCGGCCACGACATCCGCGCCGCACTCACCAGCACGCTCGCCATCACCGCCGTCCGCAACGCTCGACGCGACGGGGAGACAGACCTGGAGGTCATCGCCGCGCGGGCCGACGAAGCGATCCTGAGCCAGTCCGGACCTCGTCAGTTCGCCACCGCCGTCCTGGCCCGGTTCAACACGTCCGACGGAGCCCTGGAGTACCTGCTCGCCGGACACCCACCGCCGCTGCTCGTACGCCACAACCGGGTCGTCAAGGAACTCGTCACGACGCCCCGGCTGCCCCTGGGGCTGCAGATACCCGGGGTGCCTCTACCGGTCGTGGGCCGCGAGCAGCTCGAGCCCGGCGATCGCCTCCTGCTCTACTCCGACGGCATCGTCGAAGCACGTGACGGTGACGGCGCGTTCTTCGGCGAGGCACGCCTCGTCGAGCTCACCGAGCGCGCGGAGGCGGACGACCTCTCCGCCCCGGAGACGCTGCGCCGCCTCGGTGCGGCTGTGCTCGCTCATCAGGGTGGAGAACTCCAGGACGACGCCACACTCGTGATGCTCGACTGGTCCGACCGGGGGCACCTCCGCCTGTTTCCGTCTTCGACGTCAGAATCAGAGCCGCCGATGGACATACGCGACTCACCCACCGAGCGGTGA
- a CDS encoding VOC family protein, whose amino-acid sequence MTAQFHPHLYFETECRAAMTRYQAVFGGDLQLNTFGEIGMEGDPDKVLGASLRTPDGLVLTAGDVTPGSSAGTGGSISITGDEATLRGWFDALAEGGEVHMPLEKQIWGEVFGQCVDRFGITWLINAETGRS is encoded by the coding sequence ATGACCGCCCAGTTCCACCCACACCTGTACTTCGAGACCGAGTGCCGCGCTGCGATGACCCGGTACCAGGCGGTCTTCGGGGGCGACCTCCAGCTCAACACCTTCGGCGAGATCGGAATGGAAGGCGATCCGGACAAGGTTCTCGGGGCATCGCTGAGGACCCCCGACGGCCTCGTCCTGACGGCCGGCGACGTCACCCCGGGCTCCAGCGCGGGCACGGGCGGCTCCATCTCGATCACCGGCGACGAAGCGACGCTCCGCGGCTGGTTCGACGCTCTCGCCGAGGGCGGAGAGGTCCACATGCCGCTGGAGAAGCAGATCTGGGGCGAGGTCTTCGGACAGTGCGTGGACCGCTTCGGCATCACCTGGCTGATCAACGCCGAGACCGGCAGAAGCTGA
- a CDS encoding alpha/beta fold hydrolase: MVLGGATPVHANPTGLARRAVLFTFRGLARDRRVWLVNRRRGLAADTTLADLAADHATALATAVDGPVDVLGVSTGGSVALQLAADRPDLVRRLVVVGAAHRVGDLGREVLRAVADLHERGDSRAAYRAFARASTTSPTGQRLLGDLQWLSEPLVFGRHIDRSDWVAALRAEARFDLGDRLAEITAPTLVIGGDHDLAYPAALFRATADGVADGRLALYPGRGHGGALADRRFPRDALAHLSRPGRRGSRDR; encoded by the coding sequence GTGGTGCTCGGGGGCGCCACGCCGGTGCACGCGAACCCGACCGGCCTGGCCCGCCGGGCCGTGTTGTTCACCTTCCGCGGCCTGGCCCGGGACCGCCGGGTCTGGCTCGTCAACCGGCGGCGCGGCCTCGCAGCGGACACCACCCTCGCCGATCTGGCGGCCGACCATGCGACGGCGCTCGCGACGGCGGTCGACGGCCCCGTCGACGTGCTCGGTGTGTCCACCGGGGGCTCCGTCGCGCTCCAGTTGGCCGCGGACCGGCCGGATCTCGTGCGCAGGCTCGTCGTCGTGGGGGCCGCCCACCGGGTGGGCGACCTCGGGCGGGAAGTGCTGCGCGCCGTCGCCGACCTGCACGAGCGGGGGGACAGCCGGGCGGCCTACCGTGCGTTCGCCCGGGCGAGCACCACGTCGCCGACCGGACAACGGCTGCTCGGCGACCTGCAGTGGCTGTCCGAACCCCTGGTGTTCGGCCGCCACATCGACCGGTCGGACTGGGTCGCCGCACTGCGCGCCGAGGCCCGCTTCGACCTCGGTGACCGCCTGGCCGAGATCACGGCACCGACGCTCGTCATCGGCGGTGACCACGACCTCGCCTATCCCGCGGCCCTGTTCCGGGCCACCGCCGACGGCGTCGCGGACGGGCGGCTGGCCCTCTACCCCGGCCGCGGCCACGGTGGCGCGCTCGCCGACCGCCGCTTTCCGCGCGATGCGCTGGCCCACCTCAGCCGGCCCGGCCGACGCGGCTCCCGCGACCGGTGA
- a CDS encoding SigB/SigF/SigG family RNA polymerase sigma factor — protein MRAEIEQAADDDPSPAVDVVPPPPGRRGASHEYAHLTPVLVEFANLSATDPRHRELEEALLSAFLPVVRNIARRYRDSGEPLADLEQVGAIGLLGALKRFDPGTGNDFLSFAVPTITGEIKRHFRDRSWAMHVPRPIKDLQSRLHAAVEELSTTSGQAPRPSQIAAHLGVSTAKILDALDAQQTTRSSSLDEHLAGSDTALSEFLGHPDTGFELAEHRSGLRSALTALSPRERHILGLRFFEDLSQTQIAMRVGISQMHVSRTLAKSLATLRRSPALNHQGS, from the coding sequence GTGCGTGCGGAGATCGAGCAGGCTGCCGATGACGATCCGTCCCCTGCGGTGGACGTCGTACCGCCCCCGCCCGGCCGCCGTGGGGCGTCGCACGAGTACGCACACCTGACACCGGTCCTGGTGGAGTTCGCCAACCTCTCCGCCACCGACCCCCGGCACCGGGAACTCGAAGAAGCGCTGCTGAGCGCCTTCCTCCCGGTCGTGCGGAACATCGCTCGTCGGTACCGCGACAGCGGTGAGCCGCTGGCCGACCTCGAGCAGGTCGGCGCCATCGGGCTCCTCGGCGCGCTGAAGCGGTTCGACCCCGGTACCGGCAACGACTTCCTGAGCTTCGCCGTACCGACCATCACCGGCGAGATCAAACGTCATTTCCGCGACCGTTCCTGGGCGATGCACGTCCCCCGCCCGATCAAGGACCTGCAATCACGCCTGCACGCCGCCGTCGAGGAACTGTCGACCACGTCCGGGCAGGCGCCACGGCCCAGCCAGATCGCCGCACACCTCGGCGTGAGCACCGCGAAGATCCTGGACGCACTGGACGCTCAGCAGACCACCCGGAGCAGTTCACTCGATGAGCACCTCGCCGGATCCGACACCGCTCTCAGCGAGTTCCTGGGCCATCCGGACACCGGCTTCGAACTCGCGGAGCACCGTTCCGGACTGCGCTCGGCCCTCACCGCGCTCTCGCCCCGGGAACGGCACATCCTCGGGCTGCGCTTCTTCGAAGATCTCAGCCAGACACAGATCGCGATGCGGGTGGGCATCTCGCAGATGCACGTTTCACGCACCCTCGCGAAGTCTCTTGCCACCCTCCGGCGCAGCCCCGCTCTGAACCACCAGGGGTCCTGA
- a CDS encoding IS256 family transposase produces the protein MTETIEPVPDRIDQQQLAQQLVEAARAEGVELVGPGGLLTGLTKTVLETALEAEMTEHLGYDRHDRAGQENPNSRNGTRVKTVLTEIGPVQIEVPRDRDASFDPVIVRKRQRRLDGIDEIVLSLTARGLTTGEVAAHFDEVYGAKVSKDTISRITDKVLDELGEWAQRPLDAVYPVLFIDAIHIKVRDGQVTNRPFYVVIGVTVDGHRDILGIWAGDGGEGAKYWLHVLTEIKNRGVVDACIVVCDGLKGLPESITTVWPHALVQACVLHLIRNTFRYASRRYWEQMARDLRPVYTAPTEAAAEDRFAEFAATWGGQYPAIIALWRSAWSEFVPFLDYDVEIRKVICSTNAIESINARYRRAVKARGHFPTEQAALKCLYLVTRALDPTGKGRARWAMRWKPALNAFAITFAGRIVPSNGS, from the coding sequence ATGACCGAGACGATCGAGCCTGTGCCGGATCGGATTGATCAGCAGCAGCTCGCCCAGCAGTTGGTGGAAGCAGCCCGGGCCGAGGGGGTGGAGCTTGTCGGCCCGGGCGGTCTGCTTACCGGGTTGACGAAGACGGTGCTCGAGACCGCACTGGAGGCGGAGATGACCGAGCACCTGGGCTATGACCGCCACGACCGGGCCGGGCAGGAGAACCCCAACTCCCGCAACGGGACTCGCGTCAAGACGGTGCTGACCGAGATCGGGCCGGTGCAGATCGAGGTGCCCCGTGACCGGGACGCCAGCTTCGACCCGGTCATCGTGCGCAAGCGCCAACGGCGTCTGGACGGCATCGACGAGATCGTGTTGTCGCTGACCGCCCGCGGCCTGACCACCGGGGAGGTGGCGGCGCATTTCGACGAGGTCTACGGCGCGAAGGTCTCCAAGGACACGATCTCGCGGATCACCGACAAGGTCCTCGACGAGTTGGGCGAATGGGCCCAGCGTCCGCTCGACGCGGTCTACCCGGTGCTGTTCATCGACGCCATCCACATCAAGGTCCGCGACGGCCAGGTCACCAACCGGCCCTTCTACGTCGTCATCGGCGTCACCGTGGACGGGCACCGCGACATCCTCGGGATCTGGGCCGGCGACGGCGGCGAGGGCGCGAAGTACTGGCTCCACGTCCTGACCGAGATCAAGAACCGCGGCGTGGTCGACGCCTGCATCGTGGTCTGCGACGGCCTGAAAGGCCTCCCGGAGTCGATCACCACCGTGTGGCCCCACGCGCTGGTCCAGGCCTGTGTGCTGCACCTGATCCGCAACACCTTCCGCTACGCCTCCCGCCGCTACTGGGAACAGATGGCGCGGGATCTGCGCCCGGTCTACACCGCGCCCACCGAGGCGGCCGCCGAGGACCGGTTCGCCGAGTTCGCCGCGACCTGGGGCGGGCAGTACCCGGCGATCATCGCGTTGTGGCGCTCGGCCTGGTCGGAGTTCGTGCCGTTCCTCGACTACGACGTCGAGATCCGGAAGGTCATCTGCAGCACGAACGCGATCGAGTCGATCAACGCCCGCTACCGGCGCGCGGTCAAGGCCCGCGGCCACTTCCCGACCGAGCAGGCCGCGCTCAAGTGCCTCTACCTGGTCACCCGAGCGCTCGACCCGACCGGGAAGGGCCGGGCCCGGTGGGCGATGCGCTGGAAGCCGGCGCTGAACGCCTTCGCGATCACCTTCGCCGGACGTATCGTTCCCAGCAACGGAAGCTAG